Proteins encoded in a region of the Anopheles aquasalis chromosome 2, idAnoAquaMG_Q_19, whole genome shotgun sequence genome:
- the LOC126569163 gene encoding protein l(2)37Cc, with product MATQFLNRIGQLGLGVAVIGGVVNSALYNVDGGHRAVIFDRFSGVKQEVSGEGTHFFVPWVQRPIIFDIRSQPRNVPVVTGSKDLQNVNITLRILFRPVPDQLPKIYTILGQDYDERVLPSITTEVLKAVVAQFDAGELITQREMVSQKVSDDLTERASQFGVILDDISITHLTFGKEFTQAVEMKQVAQQEAEKARFLVEKAEQMKQAAIITAEGDAEAAKMLARSLKESGDGLIELRRIEAAEDIAYQMSRSRGVNYLPAGQQTLLSLPQ from the exons ATGGCCACACAGTTTCTGAACCGCATTGGGCAGCTCGGCCTGGGAGTGGCTGTGATCGGCGGAGTGGTAAACTCGGCGTTATATAACG TCGACGGAGGCCATCGAGCGGTCATTTTCGATCGTTTCAGCGGAGTAAAGCAGGAAGTGTCGGGTGAAGGAACACACTTCTTCGTGCCGTGGGTTCAGCGGCCAATCATCTTCGACATCCGTTCCCAGCCCCGTAATGTGCCGGTGGTGACGGGCAGTAAGGATTTGCAGAACGTAAACATTACGCTGCGTATCTTGTTCCGCCCGGTGCCGGACCAGCTGCCCAAGATTTACACCATCCTGGGCCAGGATTATGATGAGCGTGTGCTGCCCTCCATCACGACTGAGGTGTTgaaggcggtggtggctcaGTTCGATGCCGGCGAGTTGATCACGCAGCGTGAGATGGTTTCGCAGAAGGTGTCCGACGATCTGACGGAGCGAGCCTCCCAGTTCGGTGTCATACTGGATGATATCTCGATCACGCATCTCACGTTCGGCAAGGAGTTCACGCAAGCCGTCGAAATGAAGCAGGTTGCCCAGCAGGAGGCCGAGAAGGCCCGCTTCTTGGTCGAGAAGGCGGAACAGATGAAACAGGCGGCCATCATCACGGCGGAAGGTGATGCCGAGGCCGCCAAGATGTTGGCCCGTTCACTGAAGGAATCCGGTGATGGTTTGATCGAGTTGCGTCGTATCGAAGCAGCCGAAGACATCGCCTACCAGATGAGTCGATCGCGTGGAGTCAACTACCTGCCAGCCGGACAACAGACGCTGCTCAGTCTTCCGCAGTAA
- the LOC126569166 gene encoding vesicle transport through interaction with t-SNAREs homolog 1A — protein sequence MELVQDYEQQYAVQTAEITAQIGRIALASGAERNKLISDVDRQLEESQELLEQIGLEIRDIPQGSRAAYTSRLNCYQAEWKRLQQEFGNAKAARPKAGYDSSVDDFDEIGIQEDQKRRLLDNTERLERTSNYLNDAYRVTIETEQIGAQVLSDLSQQRETIQRSRARLRETDADLSRSSRILNSMIMRAMREKFILVVVIAAIFLVLVFSIYFSIS from the exons ATGGAGCTAGTGCAGGACTACGAGCAGCAGTATGCCGTGCAGACGGCGGAAATAACGGCCCAGATTGGCCGGATTGCACTCGCGAGTGGag cGGAACGAAACAAACTCATATCGGACGTTGATCGGCAGCTGGAGGAATCGCAGGAACTGCTGGAACAGATTGGGCTGGAAATTCGAGACATCCCACAGGGGTCCCGGGCCGCCTACACGTCGCGATTGAACTGCTATCAGGCGGAATGGAAACGGTTACAGCAGGAGTTTGGCAACGCCAAGGCAGCTCGACCGAAGGCTGGTTACGATTCCTCGGTGGATGATTTCGATGAAATCGGCATACAGGAGGACCAAAAGCGGCGACTGCTGGATAATACGGAGCGGCTGGAACGAACCAGTAACTATCTTAACGACGCATATCGTGTGACTATCGAGACGGAGCAGATCGGTGCGCAGGTTCTGTCCGACTTGAGTCAACAGCGGGAAACCATACAACGATCACGTGCCAGG CTCCGAGAGACCGATGCCGATCTGAGCCGCTCTTCCCGTATCCTGAACTCGATGATAATGCGCGCGATGCGGGAAAAGTTCATCCTAGTGGTGGTTATCGCTGCAATATTTTTGGTGCTTGTTTTtagtatttatttttccatttcctaa
- the LOC126569162 gene encoding general transcription factor 3C polypeptide 5, whose translation MEKGPKNYRHRLDKELICIEYPGAVVNTDRMIHSLGGLREISTTFAQKQRRIEVRFRPDCLFAKPAYGEGSDITGMALKVVVRRKKSNPEEAVVKSTKIIGCVRRIYKFSAMCDFQQLPVFHNSKTDRVECLYDEIVPDVMCTVNPLERSDVPFFLPPACFSRSETVNSNMLRQKKPTDSDATQGRKQRPLKQKYGIYHPFTLGDPIPSESNKMYQEMLATRMIPKKCIEDIKAAFDARPIWTKNALRSINRFNMTNETISTILPSVGFYYVNGPWRGTWVRYGYDPRKHFEARMYQLLDFRVRSIDALHESIGVKRRVTGKRNYRIGGTTKTASNKDGPRHSYSIFTEDTIPQYRIIFYQYCDIHLKKIKEMLNKVPSPMSGTVCDERNGWLPNRFDDQCRNILMEVVLNNIRNLRKSNPEEYEEMESGSEEGEGMLEDEFDEDEEEPVSDEGSVSGDELL comes from the exons ATGGAAAAAGGTCCGAAAAACTATCGGCACCGTTTGGATAAAGAGTTAATATGCATCGAATATCCAGGGGCCGTCGTAAATACTGATCGTATGATTCACTCGCTTGGCGGTTTGCGAGAAATCAGCACC ACGTTCGCTCAAAAGCAACGCCGGATTGAGGTGCGCTTCCGGCCGGATTGTTTATTCGCCAAACCAGCGTATGGAGAAGGGTCCGACATTACCGGAATGGCACTCAAGGTTGTGGTACGGAGGAAAAAATCCAACCCGGAAGAGGCCGTCGTGAAATCGACCAAGATCATTGGATGTGTTCGACGGATTTACAAGTTTTCCGCCATGTGCGACTTCCAGCAGTTGCCAGTTTTCCACAACAGCAAGACCGACCGGGTTGAGTGTTTGTACGATGAAATTGTGCCTGACGTGATGTGCACGGTGAATCCACTCGAGCGTTCCGATGTGCCATTCTTTCTGCCTCCCGCCTGCTTCAGCCGCTCGGAAACCGTGAATTCGAATATGCTCCGGCAGAAGAAACCTACTGATTCCGATGCAACGCAGGGTCGCAAACAACGACCGTTGAAGCAAAAGTATGGCATCTATCATCCGTTCACACTGGGCGACCCGATACCGTCGGAATCGAACAAAATGTACCAGGAGATGCTGGCCACCCGCATGATCCCGAAGAAGTGTATCGAAGACATTAAAGCTGCTTTCGATGCGCGACCGATATGGACCAAGAATGCACTGAGGAGCATAAATCGGTTCAACATGACAAACGAGACGATCAGCACCATACTGCCGTCCGTCGGGTTCTACTACGTTAACGGGCCTTGGCGTGGGACCTGGGTACGGTACGGCTACGATCCCCGGAAGCACTTTGAAGCTAGAATGTACCAGCTGCTTGATTTTcgcgtccgatcgatcgatgcgctgCACGAATCGATCGGCGTGAAACGGCGTGTGACGGGCAAGCGGAACTATCGTATCGGGGGGACAACGAAAACCGCCTCAAACAAAGACGGTCCCCGCCACTCGTATAGCATCTTTACGGAGGACACCATACCGCAGTATCGCATTATATTCTACCAGTATTGTGATATACATTTGAAGAAGATCAAGGAAATGCTGAACAAAGTGCCCTCTCCCATGAGCGGCACGGTGTGTGACGAACGCAACGGTTGGCTGCCGAACCGCTTCGATGATCAGTGTCGCAACATACTGATGGAAGTCGTGCTGAACAATATTCGAAACCTACGAAAATCGAATCCGGAGGAGTATGAGGAGATGGAATCCGGATCCGAGGAAGGCGAGGGTATGCTAGAAGACGAGTttgacgaggacgaagaagaaccaGTCTCAGATGAGGGTTCGGTATCGGGAGATGAGCTGCTGTAG